The following are from one region of the Leucobacter sp. Psy1 genome:
- a CDS encoding helix-turn-helix transcriptional regulator, with translation MAGSGMGKTHVLNTLAERWSAEGRPAVKLSCRGGREAFRAAEEAPLNAAFFIDDFEYAAPEMISLLSSRFSESGVSVSAVQSGHLSNRLETSVAEVMQEKPALLDNWDNWAHVRLEPMTDSEIERLVHERSAHMVDSVTMGMILQLAQGRPGWAADITTLAEHGLLIDDARPMIDTRNIRDLHLTSLRESSVSIGPLTEEVAAATIVLSELDPLDQTQAGDLTRSHAVQEMLSRGMIDLDEHTHLLSVPPFLAAAVRAQATPEALDHARQHAAEHLLLQEAMGMPLSSADSLFCARYAAPERFAGMPGLSDALRELLRRTAEELVAFGHEGSARALLMRAASMGMQLEGAFGARAMTIIGGPKHGLAKLPPTTDENDSEARPERLASLFLRTLLEGESGLGAVRRALSGADESAEDATALRLFRLWNATGSIADDLAFIRQVAQDDSAPDLQLIAAALFKFELLWNGHQPAPADYARFLTLLERAGFTDSLISRDLIDTAVVSYAITLLLSEDYRSRAGELRALVENLSSADQHRRWLTHLLATATALTSGHAERSLLEWSGFGQRIPRFLPRRLRERISAVTRMLEQAVSYAGSSPKERRWTAATERNSGRDARWNPSHLFSYLLGQTERLPQLETAPDEHKHLRILTFMYEHTTASAQQNPAALQRVAQKLAEADLNGPALTALRETREILLKRRASGAVTRCDQQIAELRLKMLRNVPWLCDDDLPQTTATSLTPREIEAARLAAQGMSNLEIARHLDCSIRTVESHLSQARAKLGLASRQDLRLHPGLAS, from the coding sequence ATGGCCGGCAGCGGTATGGGGAAGACCCATGTACTGAATACGCTCGCCGAGCGTTGGAGCGCTGAGGGGCGACCCGCTGTGAAATTGAGCTGCCGAGGAGGCCGGGAGGCGTTCCGCGCGGCCGAGGAGGCGCCACTCAATGCTGCATTCTTCATCGACGACTTCGAATATGCAGCGCCCGAGATGATCTCGCTGCTGAGCAGTCGCTTCTCCGAGAGCGGCGTCAGCGTGTCCGCCGTGCAGAGCGGTCACCTATCGAACCGCCTCGAGACCTCGGTTGCGGAAGTCATGCAGGAGAAACCAGCGCTCCTGGACAATTGGGATAACTGGGCTCACGTGAGACTCGAGCCGATGACGGACAGTGAGATCGAACGTCTGGTGCACGAACGCAGCGCGCACATGGTCGACTCGGTGACGATGGGGATGATTCTGCAGCTGGCGCAGGGTCGACCCGGTTGGGCGGCCGACATCACCACGCTCGCCGAGCACGGACTCCTCATCGACGATGCGCGGCCCATGATCGATACCCGCAACATTCGGGACCTGCACTTGACCTCGCTGCGCGAATCTTCGGTCAGCATCGGGCCGCTCACCGAGGAAGTGGCGGCAGCCACGATCGTACTCTCGGAACTCGACCCGCTCGACCAGACACAAGCCGGTGATCTCACCCGCTCTCACGCCGTGCAAGAGATGCTCTCGCGCGGAATGATCGACTTAGACGAGCACACGCACCTCCTCAGCGTTCCTCCGTTTCTTGCTGCAGCCGTCCGCGCCCAAGCGACCCCCGAGGCCCTCGATCACGCCAGACAGCACGCCGCAGAGCATCTCCTTCTCCAGGAGGCCATGGGAATGCCCCTGAGTTCTGCGGACTCGCTCTTCTGCGCGCGATACGCCGCCCCAGAAAGGTTCGCAGGGATGCCCGGCCTGTCGGACGCGCTCCGCGAACTCCTGCGTCGCACCGCGGAGGAACTCGTCGCGTTCGGGCACGAGGGAAGCGCTCGAGCGCTGCTCATGCGAGCAGCCAGCATGGGGATGCAGCTGGAGGGCGCATTCGGCGCTCGAGCCATGACCATCATCGGCGGACCGAAGCACGGCCTCGCAAAGCTTCCCCCGACGACGGACGAGAACGACAGTGAAGCGCGTCCCGAACGATTGGCTTCTCTGTTCCTCCGCACGCTCCTCGAGGGGGAATCAGGGTTGGGTGCGGTACGGCGAGCGCTCTCCGGTGCGGATGAGTCCGCCGAAGACGCCACCGCTCTCCGGCTCTTCCGCCTGTGGAATGCGACCGGATCGATAGCGGACGACCTCGCGTTCATCCGCCAGGTGGCGCAGGACGATAGCGCCCCGGATCTTCAGCTCATCGCCGCCGCGCTCTTCAAGTTCGAACTCCTCTGGAACGGTCACCAGCCCGCGCCAGCCGACTACGCACGCTTTCTGACGCTGCTCGAACGCGCCGGATTCACCGACTCCCTCATCTCACGTGACCTCATCGACACCGCTGTGGTCAGCTACGCCATCACCCTGCTCCTCTCCGAGGACTACCGCTCCCGGGCTGGCGAACTCAGAGCGCTCGTGGAGAATCTGTCCAGCGCAGACCAACACCGTCGCTGGTTGACACATCTGCTCGCGACCGCGACGGCACTGACTTCAGGTCATGCGGAACGCTCGCTCCTCGAATGGAGCGGCTTTGGACAGCGGATCCCGCGGTTTCTTCCGCGTCGCCTCAGGGAACGCATTTCAGCGGTGACGCGGATGCTGGAGCAGGCCGTGTCATACGCGGGGAGCTCCCCGAAGGAGCGCAGGTGGACAGCGGCGACCGAGCGCAACAGCGGGCGAGATGCTCGGTGGAACCCGAGCCACCTCTTCTCCTATCTCCTCGGCCAGACAGAGCGTCTCCCCCAGCTCGAGACCGCTCCGGATGAGCACAAGCACCTCCGCATTCTCACGTTCATGTACGAGCACACCACCGCCTCCGCTCAGCAGAATCCTGCGGCTCTCCAACGTGTCGCGCAGAAGCTCGCCGAAGCCGACCTCAATGGTCCCGCGTTGACCGCGCTCCGCGAAACCCGCGAGATCCTCTTGAAACGACGAGCCTCGGGAGCCGTGACTCGGTGCGACCAGCAGATTGCCGAATTGCGACTGAAAATGCTTCGCAACGTGCCCTGGCTCTGCGATGACGACCTTCCGCAGACCACTGCGACGAGCCTCACCCCGCGAGAGATCGAAGCAGCTCGCCTCGCCGCACAGGGAATGTCGAACCTCGAGATCGCCAGGCACCTCGATTGCAGCATCCGCACCGTGGAGTCCCACCTCTCACAGGCGCGGGCGAAGCTCGGACTCGCGAGTCGTCAGGATCTCAGATTGCACCCGGGACTCGCGAGCTAG
- a CDS encoding HTTM domain-containing protein, whose protein sequence is MSDQPTTPVARFGAFIGSLIAGTWMAAMNGLGRAIEALERWLFSGKKSLYGLAVTRIIFGLTALGLLLTNFSTRLYTFGSGSAWNGEMRAPLSDFPQIWLFSAFHRVAANDVAFTILYVLLMVIAILFALGWRFRIVLPVFFVMWVSFIEMNDMVGDQGDNMFRIALILLFFADPAARWSLDARRRAKREWFPEGSSGNQIGTVLHNLALVALTAQVAFVYASGGLYKAQGAPWAEGYAVYNPLQTARFGTWPILSDLVTAWGPMVAIATWGSVLLQIAFLFMLLSRPTRLAGLFGILSFHIAIGVLMGLPWFSLTMIAIDSIFIRDRSWHELGEQIKTRWRATARPQTGESEAEVERETVGVGGDR, encoded by the coding sequence ATGAGCGACCAGCCCACCACTCCGGTCGCCAGATTCGGCGCATTCATCGGAAGCCTCATCGCGGGCACCTGGATGGCCGCGATGAACGGTCTCGGCCGCGCGATCGAGGCGCTTGAACGCTGGCTGTTCAGCGGCAAGAAGTCGCTGTACGGCCTCGCGGTGACCCGCATCATCTTCGGTCTGACAGCGCTCGGACTGTTGCTCACCAACTTCAGCACCCGCCTGTACACGTTCGGCTCGGGCTCCGCCTGGAACGGGGAGATGCGCGCTCCGCTCAGCGACTTCCCGCAGATCTGGCTCTTCAGCGCGTTCCATCGCGTCGCGGCGAACGACGTCGCGTTCACGATCCTGTACGTTCTGCTGATGGTCATCGCCATCCTGTTCGCGCTGGGCTGGCGGTTCCGGATCGTGCTGCCCGTGTTCTTCGTGATGTGGGTCAGCTTCATCGAGATGAACGACATGGTCGGCGATCAGGGTGACAATATGTTCAGGATCGCGCTGATCCTGCTCTTCTTCGCGGATCCCGCGGCGCGCTGGTCGCTCGACGCCAGGCGGCGCGCGAAGCGCGAGTGGTTCCCCGAGGGAAGCTCGGGCAACCAGATCGGGACCGTCCTGCACAATCTCGCACTCGTCGCGCTCACCGCTCAGGTGGCGTTCGTGTACGCCTCAGGCGGGCTGTACAAGGCGCAGGGCGCACCGTGGGCAGAGGGATACGCGGTGTACAACCCCCTGCAGACGGCGCGGTTCGGCACCTGGCCGATCCTCAGCGACCTGGTCACGGCCTGGGGCCCGATGGTCGCGATCGCGACCTGGGGGTCCGTGCTGCTGCAGATCGCCTTCCTGTTCATGCTCCTCTCGCGTCCGACGCGCCTCGCCGGACTGTTCGGTATCCTCAGCTTCCACATCGCCATCGGTGTGCTGATGGGGCTGCCCTGGTTCTCGCTCACGATGATCGCGATCGACTCGATCTTCATCCGCGACCGGAGTTGGCACGAGCTCGGCGAGCAGATCAAGACGCGGTGGCGCGCCACGGCTCGGCCGCAGACCGGGGAGTCCGAAGCGGAAGTCGAACGCGAGACCGTGGGTGTCGGAGGTGACCGCTAG
- a CDS encoding choice-of-anchor G family protein, with translation MTTAADSAGHGHALWLEGLSLGLIGGASSLSEYPGTVTDTHGLDLELLETVNVDLGQIDIPLIGDGENGGLLALGGLGAISSHSESPTETHSFSSSGLINENGSLNLSPVEDPASFEPASLNLSDLLRQVLSEEVVNTVLSDASIEVGAVGARAEKNGVTIEDVESEYMLSDLQLDVQSPLVGDLSGVLTGAVNDIVAPVNGLVGEGGLLNEAVTQVSEVVDSIDLTILGTGVQLESDPEASGLELTGVDTLVNGVVEDILQEETSNASGSVVVDLSTGLIHVNLAELIIEAQDNPEITNLSQLPANTSVLTEEVVNALTNGVTEALVGNSENSLISKVQTLLSERIWDVGVNLNINAGGQLCVLIACSTLADAEINIQGTLAEFAAQNGESLDSSNISTTLDLLGIIPVGDLINGISSQILAPIVNNVAGPLVTVITDDVLGNVQSILQTTLEATLGQLVGALEPLLEQTVALTINQQPVAAGGTGDFGADSFTVRALAVELLPGLATNAATLQLGSATVKALDELPATLTATPNPVEQGGVVTLTGTGFEPGEDVEITLPDGSITTVVADEDGNIETTWDVPADYAPGAADFVATGQTSERTATASTEVEAAADPDADADADADPGAAVNTNASASAAASADADNNSNPAAQAAAEVAAQADATTTASATADADATAAASAAANEDASTTASADAAPDANAAAQAASQASADSTATAAANAEASAATDATATADSSSAAQAASEAAAEVDSSATASSTAAADVDADAAADPAAETTATADATADPGAAVNTNASASAAASADADNNSNPAAQAAAEVAAQADATTTASATADADATAAASAAANEDASTTASADAAPDANAAAQAASQASADSTATAAANAEASAATDATATADSSSAAQAASEAAAEVDSSATASSTASADVSADAAADPAADATATATADADVDADANVNASASASASADADDNSNASAQAAAQAAADEDANTTASAAADVDANAAAESAANEDASTDASAESNAAASAASQASADSTADSASNAEASAAATADANAASEAAASASSEAAAEANASASASSSASADVTADATAAAAAASQADADASAAASADSSANVDADASAAAGAAADDNTSASANAAADKAASGSAAAKGDLSNTGAANMALMGTAAALLLLLGAGVVVLQRYRSRQTQ, from the coding sequence GTGACCACCGCAGCGGACTCCGCGGGTCACGGTCACGCCCTTTGGCTGGAGGGCCTCAGTCTCGGCCTTATTGGCGGCGCGAGCTCGCTGAGCGAGTATCCGGGCACCGTCACCGACACCCACGGTCTCGATCTCGAGCTTCTTGAGACGGTCAACGTCGATCTCGGTCAGATCGATATTCCGCTCATCGGAGACGGTGAGAACGGTGGACTCCTCGCGCTGGGCGGGCTCGGGGCGATCTCCAGCCACAGCGAGTCGCCAACTGAGACGCACTCCTTCTCGTCCTCCGGCCTCATCAATGAGAACGGCTCGCTGAATCTGAGTCCCGTCGAGGACCCGGCGAGCTTCGAGCCGGCCTCCCTCAACCTCAGCGACCTGCTCCGTCAGGTCCTCTCCGAGGAGGTCGTGAACACGGTTCTGAGCGACGCATCGATCGAGGTCGGCGCCGTTGGCGCTCGCGCTGAGAAGAACGGCGTGACCATCGAGGATGTCGAATCCGAGTACATGCTCTCCGACCTGCAGCTCGACGTACAGAGCCCGCTCGTTGGGGACCTCAGCGGCGTGCTGACCGGAGCGGTGAATGACATCGTCGCTCCCGTCAACGGGCTCGTGGGTGAGGGCGGACTGCTCAACGAGGCGGTCACGCAGGTGAGCGAGGTAGTCGACTCGATCGACCTGACCATTCTGGGGACCGGCGTTCAGCTGGAATCCGATCCCGAAGCCAGCGGCCTCGAGCTTACGGGCGTCGATACCCTTGTCAACGGTGTAGTCGAGGATATTCTGCAGGAGGAGACCTCGAACGCCTCCGGTTCGGTCGTGGTCGACCTGTCGACCGGCCTGATCCACGTGAACCTCGCGGAACTCATCATCGAGGCGCAGGACAACCCGGAGATCACGAACCTCAGCCAGCTCCCTGCGAACACGTCGGTGCTCACCGAGGAAGTCGTGAACGCGCTCACGAACGGTGTGACCGAAGCGTTGGTGGGCAACTCCGAGAACTCCCTCATCAGCAAGGTCCAGACGCTGCTCTCTGAGCGCATTTGGGACGTGGGAGTGAACCTGAACATCAACGCTGGCGGTCAACTCTGTGTGCTCATCGCATGCTCCACACTCGCCGATGCCGAGATCAACATTCAGGGAACCCTCGCGGAGTTCGCTGCGCAGAATGGTGAGTCGCTCGATTCGAGCAACATCTCTACCACGTTGGATCTCTTGGGAATCATCCCGGTGGGCGATCTCATCAACGGTATTTCCAGCCAGATCCTTGCTCCGATCGTGAACAACGTCGCAGGCCCGCTCGTTACGGTGATCACCGACGACGTGCTTGGCAACGTTCAGTCGATCTTGCAGACGACGCTCGAGGCGACGCTCGGCCAGCTGGTCGGTGCGCTGGAACCGCTTCTGGAGCAGACGGTGGCTCTGACGATCAACCAGCAGCCAGTAGCCGCCGGTGGCACAGGCGACTTCGGCGCCGACAGCTTCACGGTGCGCGCGCTTGCCGTCGAACTCCTTCCCGGACTGGCGACGAACGCCGCGACGCTGCAGTTGGGCTCCGCTACCGTGAAGGCTCTTGACGAGCTGCCAGCAACGCTGACCGCAACGCCAAACCCGGTCGAGCAGGGCGGCGTCGTCACCCTGACCGGCACGGGCTTCGAGCCGGGCGAGGACGTCGAGATCACCCTCCCGGACGGGTCGATTACCACGGTCGTCGCGGACGAGGACGGCAACATCGAGACGACGTGGGATGTTCCCGCGGATTATGCTCCGGGCGCCGCGGACTTCGTGGCCACGGGACAGACGAGTGAGCGAACCGCTACCGCTTCGACCGAGGTGGAGGCAGCTGCCGATCCGGACGCTGATGCTGATGCAGACGCGGATCCGGGTGCTGCGGTGAACACGAACGCTTCGGCTTCGGCTGCGGCTTCGGCTGACGCGGACAACAACTCGAACCCCGCGGCCCAGGCTGCGGCAGAGGTTGCTGCTCAGGCTGACGCGACCACGACGGCTTCGGCTACCGCGGATGCGGATGCAACGGCTGCGGCTTCGGCTGCTGCGAACGAGGATGCGTCGACGACGGCTTCGGCCGACGCCGCACCGGATGCGAATGCTGCCGCTCAGGCCGCCTCGCAGGCCAGCGCCGACTCGACCGCTACTGCCGCTGCCAACGCTGAAGCTTCGGCTGCAACGGACGCGACCGCGACCGCGGATTCCTCCTCGGCAGCTCAGGCTGCTTCGGAGGCCGCTGCTGAGGTCGATTCATCGGCCACCGCATCGAGCACGGCTGCTGCTGACGTAGACGCTGACGCTGCTGCCGACCCGGCTGCCGAGACCACCGCAACCGCTGATGCGACTGCGGATCCGGGTGCTGCGGTGAACACGAACGCTTCGGCTTCGGCTGCGGCTTCGGCTGACGCGGACAACAACTCGAACCCCGCGGCTCAGGCTGCGGCAGAGGTTGCTGCTCAGGCTGACGCGACCACGACGGCTTCGGCTACCGCGGATGCGGATGCGACGGCTGCGGCTTCGGCTGCTGCGAACGAGGATGCGTCGACGACGGCTTCGGCCGACGCCGCACCGGATGCGAATGCTGCCGCTCAGGCCGCCTCGCAGGCCAGCGCCGACTCGACCGCTACTGCCGCTGCCAACGCTGAAGCTTCGGCTGCAACGGACGCGACCGCGACCGCGGATTCCTCCTCGGCAGCTCAGGCTGCTTCGGAGGCCGCTGCTGAGGTCGATTCATCGGCCACCGCATCGAGCACCGCGAGTGCGGACGTAAGCGCAGACGCTGCCGCTGACCCGGCTGCCGACGCCACGGCGACGGCAACTGCCGACGCAGATGTGGACGCGGACGCGAACGTCAACGCTTCGGCTTCGGCTTCGGCTTCGGCTGACGCGGACGACAATTCGAACGCTTCGGCACAGGCTGCAGCTCAGGCCGCTGCCGACGAGGACGCGAATACGACCGCTTCGGCTGCTGCCGACGTGGACGCAAACGCTGCCGCGGAGTCCGCTGCGAACGAGGATGCGTCGACCGACGCCTCGGCCGAGTCGAACGCTGCGGCTTCCGCAGCTTCGCAGGCCAGCGCCGATTCGACGGCTGACTCGGCATCGAACGCTGAGGCTTCCGCTGCAGCGACCGCGGATGCGAATGCGGCATCCGAAGCAGCCGCGTCTGCCTCCTCCGAGGCCGCCGCCGAGGCGAACGCTTCGGCTTCGGCGTCGAGCTCGGCATCCGCCGATGTGACCGCGGACGCGACGGCTGCTGCCGCCGCTGCCTCGCAGGCGGACGCAGACGCTTCGGCTGCTGCTTCGGCTGACTCGTCGGCGAACGTCGACGCTGATGCCTCGGCTGCTGCCGGTGCTGCTGCGGACGACAACACGTCGGCCTCGGCGAACGCTGCCGCGGATAAGGCTGCCTCGGGTTCGGCCGCCGCGAAGGGTGACCTGTCGAACACGGGTGCTGCGAACATGGCGCTGATGGGAACGGCTGCTGCACTGCTGCTGCTCCTCGGTGCTGGTGTCGTGGTCCTCCAGCGGTACCGTAGTCGTCAGACGCAGTAA
- a CDS encoding DUF5819 family protein — MGSESSPSRTQKPKVWVRLVAFVAVLATAWHIFASFLWIAPPSPLREVVPGNALSSYMIPMFGQSWSVFAPEPINGDFHFNVRAKVPGDDGELRETGWVSATDVELSMIQYNLTPPRAGLQSSEVASSYKNAYDKLEQVQRTTVGGNFAVDDWLVGLEAALENQAESAQQDSEEGEQAQPNTAEIEQLVAEERRSTAYATQVARAIWGEEVEEVQYRVSRQNVVPFAQRHNDNAERPEPTVILPGWRGPVIEEGQDDGNFAATFRKQYERNAE; from the coding sequence GTGGGCTCAGAGTCGTCCCCCTCACGCACTCAGAAACCGAAAGTCTGGGTGCGCCTGGTCGCCTTCGTGGCCGTGCTCGCGACCGCCTGGCACATCTTCGCCTCGTTCCTGTGGATCGCCCCGCCGTCGCCGCTGCGCGAGGTGGTGCCAGGCAACGCCCTGAGTTCATACATGATTCCGATGTTCGGGCAGTCGTGGAGCGTGTTCGCTCCCGAGCCCATCAACGGTGACTTCCACTTCAACGTCCGCGCAAAGGTGCCGGGCGATGACGGTGAACTTCGGGAGACGGGGTGGGTGAGTGCCACCGATGTCGAGCTCTCGATGATCCAGTACAACCTCACCCCGCCTCGTGCAGGCCTCCAGTCCAGCGAGGTCGCGTCGAGCTACAAGAACGCCTACGACAAGCTCGAGCAGGTGCAGCGCACGACCGTCGGAGGGAACTTCGCCGTCGATGACTGGCTGGTCGGACTCGAAGCCGCGCTCGAGAACCAGGCAGAATCCGCGCAACAGGACTCCGAAGAGGGTGAGCAGGCACAGCCGAACACCGCAGAGATCGAGCAACTCGTCGCTGAGGAGCGCCGATCCACCGCCTACGCCACCCAGGTGGCGCGTGCGATCTGGGGCGAGGAGGTCGAGGAGGTCCAGTACCGCGTGAGCCGTCAGAACGTGGTTCCTTTCGCGCAGCGACACAACGACAATGCTGAACGGCCGGAACCGACGGTGATCCTGCCAGGATGGCGAGGCCCCGTGATCGAGGAGGGCCAGGACGACGGCAACTTCGCCGCGACCTTCCGCAAGCAGTACGAGAGGAATGCAGAATGA
- a CDS encoding mycothione reductase — translation MTQLSADLAIIGSGSGNSLITPFWDDRRVVMAERGVFGGTCLNVGCIPTKMFVRPALIARAPEEAERLNVTQHTESVDWPAMRDRIFGRIDPISSGGRDYRLGLDNVELIEQRVRLTGPRSFVADDGTHMEAEQLVIAAGSRAVLPDVPGIDLPQVHTSDTVMRLDDLPGRVLVVGGGFIACEFAGIFSGLGSNVVQINRSQRLMRTLDAEVSDAFTKEAAQQWSVQLGRVLAGVREGDHGRVLADISVIDGEGNTVDREALEVDVVLVAMGRRPNSDLVDAAAAGLDLHDDGRIAVDEFQRVLSGGEAVPGLFALGDICSAAQLKHVANHEARVVAHNLEHPDDLVASRREAIPLAVFTHPELATVGLTEEAAIEALGAEHVTAKTQRYGDTAYGWAMEDGSSIFKVVADRRDGRVLGAHVMGPEASNLVQPIIAAMSFGIDAHTFARGQYWIHPALMEVAENALLGLDVPSSRVPGAI, via the coding sequence ATGACTCAGCTCTCTGCCGATCTCGCGATCATCGGTTCCGGATCAGGTAACTCGCTCATCACCCCGTTCTGGGACGATCGTCGCGTGGTGATGGCTGAGCGGGGCGTCTTCGGGGGGACCTGTTTGAACGTCGGCTGCATCCCGACGAAGATGTTCGTCCGCCCCGCGCTGATCGCCCGCGCTCCCGAGGAGGCGGAGCGGCTGAATGTGACGCAGCATACTGAGTCGGTCGACTGGCCGGCGATGCGCGACCGGATCTTCGGAAGGATCGACCCGATCTCCTCTGGCGGGCGCGACTACCGTCTCGGGCTCGACAACGTCGAACTCATCGAGCAGCGGGTGCGTCTCACGGGCCCTCGGTCATTCGTGGCCGATGACGGGACCCATATGGAGGCGGAACAGCTCGTCATCGCGGCGGGGTCGCGCGCAGTGCTGCCGGACGTGCCCGGAATCGATCTGCCCCAGGTGCACACCTCCGACACCGTCATGCGTCTCGACGACCTCCCGGGGCGGGTACTCGTTGTGGGCGGCGGTTTTATCGCCTGCGAGTTCGCCGGCATCTTCTCGGGGCTCGGGTCGAACGTGGTGCAGATCAACCGCAGTCAGCGGCTCATGCGCACGCTCGACGCCGAGGTGTCCGATGCGTTCACCAAGGAGGCTGCGCAGCAGTGGAGTGTGCAGCTCGGTCGCGTGCTGGCGGGTGTGCGCGAGGGCGATCATGGTCGCGTGCTCGCAGACATCAGCGTCATCGACGGTGAGGGAAACACGGTCGACCGTGAAGCGCTCGAGGTCGATGTCGTGCTCGTCGCGATGGGCAGACGCCCGAACTCCGACCTCGTCGATGCCGCTGCAGCCGGGCTCGATCTGCACGATGACGGCAGAATTGCCGTGGACGAGTTCCAGCGGGTCCTGTCCGGTGGAGAAGCGGTGCCCGGTCTGTTCGCGCTCGGGGACATCTGCTCCGCGGCGCAACTGAAGCACGTCGCGAATCACGAGGCCCGTGTCGTCGCCCACAACCTCGAACACCCGGATGACCTGGTGGCCTCACGGCGAGAGGCGATCCCGCTCGCCGTCTTCACGCACCCGGAGCTCGCAACGGTCGGATTGACCGAGGAAGCCGCGATCGAGGCTCTCGGTGCTGAGCATGTGACCGCGAAGACGCAGCGCTACGGCGACACAGCCTACGGGTGGGCGATGGAGGACGGCAGCAGCATCTTCAAGGTGGTCGCAGACCGCCGCGACGGTCGAGTGCTCGGTGCCCACGTCATGGGTCCGGAGGCATCGAACCTCGTGCAGCCGATCATCGCGGCGATGAGCTTCGGGATCGATGCTCACACGTTCGCGCGTGGCCAGTACTGGATCCACCCGGCCCTCATGGAGGTCGCAGAGAACGCTCTGCTCGGGCTCGACGTGCCTAGCTCGCGAGTCCCGGGTGCAATCTGA
- the radA gene encoding DNA repair protein RadA — translation MAKTRSGYVCSECGWQTSKWVGRCGGCQQWGTLQEKAPEGAKLARTVAATVPASGREAQPITRVSGDRVAHMPTGIGELDRVLGGGVVPGAAILFSGEPGVGKSTLLLDAAARVAASGARVLYASGEESTGQIRLRAERTGALHDTLFLASETDLATVLGHIEQVRPGLIVVDSVQTLASAQVEGGAGGPAQVREVAAALIRVAKESGIPVIIVGHVTKDGTVAGPRLLEHLVDVVCHFEGDRQTALRFLRSLKNRYGPTDETGCFQMASGGIEEVPDPSGLFLSRTEEPVSGTCATVSLEGRRALPVEVQALTATSSTPNPRRVTSGVDSSRIAMILAVLERHTGEKLHDVDVYVSTVGGVRLTEPGADLAIALAVLSSIRDRPLPRDFAAVGELSLAGEVRAVVGGEQRAAEAKRLGYAQFMDATVKTVVAARDRLLPRS, via the coding sequence ATGGCGAAAACCAGAAGCGGGTACGTCTGCTCCGAGTGCGGGTGGCAGACGAGCAAGTGGGTCGGTCGCTGCGGCGGCTGCCAGCAGTGGGGCACGCTGCAGGAGAAGGCGCCAGAGGGGGCGAAGCTCGCCCGCACCGTCGCCGCGACCGTTCCGGCTTCGGGCCGCGAGGCGCAGCCGATCACGCGCGTCAGCGGCGATCGGGTGGCCCACATGCCCACGGGCATCGGTGAGCTCGATCGGGTGCTCGGGGGAGGAGTCGTGCCCGGCGCGGCAATCCTGTTTTCGGGCGAGCCAGGAGTCGGCAAGTCGACTCTGCTGCTAGACGCCGCAGCGCGCGTGGCGGCCTCAGGCGCCCGTGTGCTCTACGCGAGCGGGGAGGAGTCGACGGGGCAGATCCGTCTGCGCGCCGAGCGCACCGGAGCCCTCCACGACACGCTCTTCCTGGCCAGCGAGACCGATCTCGCGACGGTACTCGGGCACATTGAACAGGTGCGCCCTGGCCTCATCGTGGTCGACTCGGTGCAGACGCTCGCGAGTGCTCAGGTCGAGGGTGGTGCCGGCGGCCCCGCGCAGGTGCGGGAGGTCGCGGCAGCGCTGATCCGGGTCGCGAAGGAAAGCGGTATCCCGGTGATCATCGTCGGCCACGTCACGAAAGACGGCACGGTGGCAGGGCCCCGGTTGCTCGAGCATCTCGTCGACGTCGTCTGCCACTTCGAGGGCGACCGGCAGACGGCACTGCGTTTTCTCCGCTCGCTGAAGAATCGCTACGGGCCGACGGATGAGACCGGCTGCTTCCAGATGGCGAGCGGTGGAATCGAGGAGGTCCCCGACCCGAGCGGACTGTTCCTGAGTCGCACTGAGGAGCCGGTGAGCGGCACGTGCGCGACGGTCTCGCTCGAGGGGCGCCGCGCCCTGCCCGTGGAGGTGCAGGCGCTCACCGCCACGAGCTCGACACCGAATCCGCGACGCGTGACGAGCGGGGTCGACTCCTCCCGGATCGCGATGATCCTCGCGGTGCTCGAGCGGCACACGGGGGAGAAGCTGCACGACGTCGACGTGTACGTGTCGACGGTCGGTGGGGTGCGCCTCACCGAGCCTGGAGCGGACCTCGCGATCGCCCTCGCGGTGCTCTCGTCGATTCGGGATCGGCCGTTGCCGCGCGACTTCGCCGCCGTCGGCGAGCTCAGCCTCGCGGGGGAAGTGCGTGCTGTCGTCGGAGGCGAGCAGCGGGCCGCTGAGGCGAAACGTCTCGGCTACGCCCAGTTCATGGATGCCACCGTGAAGACCGTCGTCGCGGCGCGGGATCGCCTGCTCCCGCGGTCGTAG